The following DNA comes from Tachypleus tridentatus isolate NWPU-2018 chromosome 9, ASM421037v1, whole genome shotgun sequence.
AATTTCCCATTTTTTAAGactcaaatacagcttagttactaaacgtggtaaattattttgtaattctttggtattgatatagtaatttatgatttattgattattcaactgtgtatataaaacctaacaaaaaatatttaatttcacatcTTCCAGATGTAAAATTTCTTAAGTACAAAGATTGTAActaaaagagataattgttttctttattttctgttctatgttttaagacaaATAGATTTGTGAACTtgtgtgtaaataataataatatatatatatgctatataatgtgtaataattttataaacactgCCGAAACAAATCACTTTGTGATATATGAGTGTGTGTATGCCTTGTCATTGTGACTTTGTGTTGAGCCATCAGTGACTGACAGatcaatgtaataataataaataaatatatataaatatgtaatgttttgagatttagtctaaacatttatgttttcattatataatcTGTAGTCACTCTAGAATGAAAAAggcatataatttatatttatttcctgttttttttaTGGTGTTCATGAAATCGGTCAAATATTCATTGGTGAAAgtaattgataaaatataaagttttttcttaagAAACGTTTTATATGATCTAGACATTATAAAGATTCTGCATGTAAAATTGGAAAATTTTATgatgcataaaattatttttaatcttaaaatgaaaattactttggaTGTTGTTTATCCAACATGTGAAAAGACAAAAGAGTACAAGAAGAATGTTGCTTAAGATACCTTAAGACATAACAAAAagtctaatattttgtttgtgaaagcattataatgtttACTGGTAATTTGTAGAATTTCTTGAATGTACTCttacaaatttaaactttatagcatgaaaattataacaagcacaaaatggtcaTGAAGTTGGTCCCATGGACCAAGTCAACACTGAAAGAGTTAATTGAAAATTGACGACTCATTCAATGCACTTAATGGTAAAAAATATGAgctacatctttttttttttttttatatatatatatacttgaaaaaCAGTTATGCACTTATTCAGAAGTTTGGTAAACCCACAAGAGTAGACTACCCTTTTTTGTTTATCAAATCCATCAtagtttgatttgtaagtttgtaactaAAGAATGATCATAAAAtgaagtatatttattaatattataaaactaacagtttGAATCAAGATAATATAAATGCAATTGTTATCATACAGATGCCAGTCGCTTAGAACCCATGAAAACAATTATACCTCAAAATTATAGCACTCAGCATTTATAATTTAGgctattataaacaataaaaccaaaaagTGAAGAAACTGAGAAGTCTTTTGAAATCAAAGAAAATGGATAAAGATATATgtgttgatttaaaaacaaaaaacaacaacatatatacatGAAGAACAGTGACAGGAAATATTTTGAATGAACTAGGAGCAAATGTTAAAGCACAACCACAAGCCTCATAGTATGATGAACTTACAGTTTTATTAGTGACTGGTTTCATAACATTAACATCTGTACGTACGTAGTGGTCAGTGACCTTTGAAAAATGCATAAAACAAAGGTAAATTCTTAAGGACATTTGCCTTAATACTgctgaaataaaatgaaactatttttcAGTGAAACATAGATATGTATATGTTATAGTTTATATGAATACGAGGGAAGATGCTCCTATGCGtgatttatgattttttattatcattattattgcaAAATTGTTTCATAATGTAATTAACAGAATGAATGACATGTAGGAATTACAAATGAAACATAGCTGCCTCATGATATGATTctagtttctgtttttttgttggttttttttttccaaagttaTAATGAGTAATGTAAGTAGTATGAAAGTGTACAATTTTAAATTTCCACTGGAGTTTATAAGTGTCTAAGTTTTTATTGGTATAACCATGTTGGAGACAGAGAGGGTAAAATTTTTTATGGTATGTGAACATaacttcattatattattattcacttttttttaGGCCATAGCTGGACTGAACGGAATGCAACTAGGAGATAAAAAACTAATTGTTCAGAGAGCTAGTGTAGGTGCCAGAAACAGTACAATGGCTGTGAGTAACTTCTTGTATAACTTCTCATTATTTCTGTACATGCTTGTTTAGAGGCTTTTATTGGTATATCCTGATGTTTTACTGTTGTAACTCTGGTAATTTACTTGTTTTCCAAACATTATGTAATTAAGCTGATGGGagatttgttaaaaataacattatctcGCTTAAACTAAAATGTGtccaattgttttatttttttagtgtcATCTTTAAATAACTTCAtgtgttaatttgttttggttattttcaTTTCTCTTCTCAGGTTCCTGTACAGATACAGGTACCAGGTCTTCAACTTTCTGGTGGGGCTGGTCCTCCTACTGAAGTGCTTTGTCTCATGAATATGGTGCTTCCTGAGGAACTCATGGATGAAGAAGAATATGAGGGTTAGTGAGACATATTTTACTCTTTTTCCATGAATGTTAGCATCAACAATTTGAAAAAGGTCTTTAGGGAAGtcattaataatagaaaacattttCAGGTACAATCATTATTTAGTTATTGTAATTCCTTTACATCAGTTTAAATTTGTGAAGTTACTTGAAATGTGCAAACTATATTGTATCATAAACAGTTCCTTACTCTTCTTGAACTGTATGGTTCTTGAGAAACGTATTTTTTCACAGATAGTTGTAaggaatttctttttaaaaagccAGTGAAACCAAAGaacgttgttttattttattctgtgtttGTTCATAACTCACTGGttaatatgagaaacaaaaaagtgtaaatattaggataaaaataaaatgctattGGAAAATTAATAATCTTTGGTATTTGTAAAAAACTGTTGACTATTTGGGTAGTTCATAAGTTATGTATCATATGTTGTATAGATATTGTGGAAGACATAAGAGAAGAATGCAACAAGTATGGAGTGGTTAAAAGTCTTGAAATCCCTCGACCTATAGAAGGTGTAGATGTTCCTGGATGTGGTAAAGTAAGTGTAGTCTTGAAATCTCTCGACCAATAGAAAGTGTAGATGTTCCTGGATGTGGTAAAGTAAGTGTAGTCTTGAAATCTCTCGACCAATAGAAAGTGTAGATGTTCCTGGATGTGGTAAAGTAAGTGTAGTCTTGAAATCTCTTGACCTGTAGAAGATGTAGATGTTCCTGGATGTGGTGAAGTAAGTGTAGTCTTGAGATCTCTCTACCTGTAGAAGATGTAGATGTTCCTGGATGTGGTAAAGTAAGTGTAGTCTTGAAATCTCTTGATCAATAGAAAGTGTAGATGTTCCTGGATGTGGTAAAGTAAGTGTAGTCTTGAAATCTCTTGATCAATAGAAAGTGTAGATGTTCCTGGATGTGGTAAAATAAGTGTAGTCTTGAAATCTCTCTACCTGTAGAAGATGTAGATGTTCCTGGATGTGGTGAAGTAAGTGTTACATTGAGACTGAAACTAACTAGAAATATATATGCTTCTTACagacacacaaatatattgttaatgttttatttcttttcatggTAGATTTCAAGTGGTAAAGTGAGACATTATTGAGCttgaaaattgatatttttaggCCTAAGTACAACTTAGCTACTAAACCTGCAAAAtgatagtggaattctgtggtatttgtaaagtaatttatgatttttgatattttaaagtgcATATATAAAGCCTAAAAAATATGTTTCACATTCtctaaatatgaaatttattaaagcTTAGCAAATTACAGCAAACAAGTATGAAGTTAATAACTAGAAGATACAATTGTTTTCTATCCTTCTTTATGAAATGtaactatattttacaaaacatgaaTTTACTAGAACATAACCCATACATGTCACTTTGTAATGGCCAGTCttatattattagaaaaggtaacatGAGTGTGCATGTGTTGCATCATTACACCTTTTGTAATGTTAATCAGGTGTGGCTGGAAAGCCaataaggtaaaaataataaatgtgtatataggtatataatgttatgagatttaggCTATTAACACTAAACATTTATGCTTTTGTGTTGTAATCTATATTCATTCCAGAACAAACACATGTAATTCACATCCGTCTCCTAATGTCTTGCAGTGGTTacgaagtcagtcaaattgaccaaatcTGTACAGAGAAACAATAGtgtaaataacagataaaatatagtttttttctattaaaaaaagttttataatcaCCTAGAGATTTTTAAAgatttctgatgcataaaagtatttttaatcttaaaatcaaaattacattgCATGTTAGTGGTTAATATTCAAAAAGGAAAAATGAATGAGAACTCATTACTCAAGAAAATCTAAAACtcaagaaatgtaatattttgtgtatgaaagccttgtaatgtaAACTGATAATCTGCAAAACTATATTAGATACACTCATCAGTCAGAGAGACAGTTATTTCTTCTTATAAGAGAAAGTAAATAGTTAGATGAGAATTGTATGTAGATATTTATCAGAATTTGATGAAAGAGAATATCTTTTTCTATATCCTTTTTTACCTACAAGATTTTACTAGACTACTGCAGCTAAACACAGCTTCAGCACTGGTTTTATCATCAACTGAAATAAACATCAAATTCTTGAATTCACACTTAAAAATGAAGGGATCTCTCTTCATCGAAACTCTCCATATGACCATGAACAGTGACTGAggcataaatttaaaaaacatggtctctcttcttattaaaataatataagtaaCAAGTTAGACAACAAGAAAATACATCCAACTTTACTTTGATGGTACCTTATGACCTGTGTACACTGATACTTTGTTTTTATGGTCACTATCTTCACAATTTCATACCACTTTGTTTCACTTATTCAAACAAGGTTGGGAGATGAAATTTAACTAAAGAATAAGAGGAATTATTATCACTTGGTCTGAATtcttccttgttaacaaaacccaAAAAAAAGATTCAATCATTGCTACATCAACAAACCTGATAACATGCAAAGAAGATGAAAAGATATAAAGAGTTACTGTACAAACATTTTACCATAAATTTTGACTACCTCAAGAACATTTTGGAAGTAAAACAGTgctgaaagaaaatgtagaagTGTTCTGAACAAATGAAGACAATGTAAAGACACCAAATTCAACTGtagatgtaaatatttaacatcatGTTGATGGCATCTCAGGTCTACCACTGCTTGAAAcctacaaagaacaaaaaaacattcatgtTTCAAAACACACTTGATAAAGTACAAGTTGCTGtaagtaaatgaaattattaatgacAAAGAAGAAAGTATTTTATTCCAAGTAACTTCAGAATGTTCAGTTTACCTAAAGTACAGAAGCATAATGTTCGAAATAGTCTTACAGCTTGCAGTGTTTGACTTGATGAAGACGGAAGACTTGTGTTGTGATTTTTTCCCTAAACGTTTTTAGACATTCCATGAGGTGAACTGAGTTAAGTGGAATTCACctctgtgtttatttatttttattctttagaatatgTCAGAAGGAATAGATATGCTATTACTTGAAAATTCAGACAGGagtgttcatatatatatatatatgtataatcaaATCGGATTGTGTAAAGTTTAACTGTGTTAGTGAATATACAGAATCACTGtattttcaatctttttttttttttaaataataattcttatAAGTATGGACTGAAGAACTGAATGTCAAAcagaactgtgttttgtttttcttcaggttTTTATAGAATTCAACTCTGTTATTGATTGTCAAAAAGCTCAGCAGAACCTTACAGGAAGAAAGTTTGCGAACAGAGTTGTTGTCACTTCTTATTTTGATCCTGATAAGTACCACCGACGTGAATTTTGATTCATCCTATTTCAGAGAGAAAGGTCATCATTGTTTgttgtaataacaatataatctaCAGGCAAAAATTTCTTATGTTATTGAAGTCATTGTGAAAATTTACCCAAACACTTCCTTTcattgcaaaattttaaaaatatttaccaatttttataacgtttttaaGGATGTGTGAAATGTAACttagaaaaacagaaataaatacaagtttaatcACTGAGTGGTTTCAGACccctttttttaaaatacaagattgatatttacttttgatttctcTAATTAAGTCACATCATTAATTGAAATAACTGACTGCAAGTTTCATAAAAAACTTTCCATTCTGTGTATTAGAATTActatttgttaaatttaaaagtgaataaaactgtaattaagaTCACTTAATAAAATCATTGTATACCACAtgatcttttaaaataattaagaaacaaatgGTAATTATAATAAAGGATATGAGTGTGAGTTCAGAGCCATCTTGTGgaacaaaatgattttaatttaatgtgaatTATGTGTAAATGCTTTCAGTTTTATCAGTTATGAAGAATATATCAGATTTTCTATGATGGATTGTTTAGGTAAAGTATTTGTAATGAGTACAATgaaatggacggcaactgcctggtGTAGAAAAACACAAACGTAGAGGACAATGTTGCTAAAGTCTTCCACCTTCAGAAAAATGGAAGATGGAAGACTTTTgagaaatgtcatcctctacacttgtgtttagATCATACAGTtgtctaaaaataaaaactaaacttatGAGGATATAAGGACTAGATTGTACCATTTGCTAACaaccaaaaaataaattacatgagTATCCAAGGGCAAAATTATGCCACTGGCTGAATCttgaaagtaaattaattagGATTTAAGGCTAAATTATACCATTGGCCAAATCTGGAAACTAAACTTATGAAGATTCATTGTTAGATTATACCATTGGCTGAAACTAGAAATTAAACATGATGATCCAGGGGCAAGATTATACCAGTGGCTTAATAGGGAAACTAAACATATGATGACCTAAGGACAAGATTATATCATTGGCTGAATCTGGAAACTTAAACTTATGAGGATCCAGTGTTAAGGTTATACCACTGGCTGAATCTGTAAACTAAACTTATGAGGATTAAGTATTAAGATTATACCATTAATTGAAGCCAGAAACGAAACATACGGTGATCCAAGGGCAAGATTATACCATTGGCTTAATCTGGAAACTAAACTTATGAGGATTCAAGGAGTAGATCATACTATTTATTAAAACTCAAATATAAACCTTTGTGGATTCTTTATAGTTGTGTAGCATTTGAATTAAATGCTTCTTTGCATGTTGTTATTTATTGAATTCACAAGACTATTACAAAGTTAGTTTATAAAAGAAAGAGTACTGTTTCTACAAGTGATGTTACAGCTGATGTCATTGTTGTATtacctgttttatttatatacgttCTACTTtcagttaacaaataaaatatagatgtaatgttttttatatgtaattcttAAAGCAGGTGAAATCCATGTATGTTTCAACATTACctagaatattgtaaaatatttctttgtttaatattgcCAGCACTGTCCTgtaatacaaatatgatattcTATTCAATAGGTTATGTAAACTGAAAAGATCTCAGTGAGCTTATAGGTTTATATAGATAATCGACTGAaatttagaatataataaaatgcaCACATGTTATTCTGCCTCTAATTTATTGCATTACAAGAAATTTAGTATTACTAAAAATTTATAAGGTTCAGATATTTTCTTatcatataaagtttttttttttattgagcaTAAAATTGTCAACTAAAACgtgtttataattatgtaattgcCTTGGTAGTTCCAGTTTTTGTCTGGtttcatttttgaaaagtttcaacaaattataatttacttttaaatattacagagTTGAAGGATCACACCTTTTATATCAGTTTATTACCTATTTCCCATTATTCTGTCATTCAAATAAAttgtcttttgtttaattttttatgacaTATGACAATACCTTTCAGTgtactgtatatttttaaaaactaattttgttgtatttagtgTATTAAGAAGTGAgatcataattaaaaacaatcattttgtGGTTCATAACgttcattttgtaaataaaattttatttgtcatAATATTACTGAAGAAACTACAGTAGCATCTTGACTAGAAacacaaattcaacaaaataattgTTGGAGGTGTATTAATTAGGACGTTAAATCACTGCTAGAAATTAGATCAACAAGACAACTAGAATTATATTAGTAATTCAAAAGGAAAAATCAACATTACTGTCAAAAATGTATCAGTTATAATAAAGTCACTGCTGAAGATTAGGGTAAACTTTACCTGGCAAGTAGCAACATGGTTAGAAATGTAACCTATTCTCTGGACAAAGAAACATGACTGCTGTAAAGTTCTTACTCTAAGAATAATATCATTTCTGaagttttaaaagaatataaaaaaagtttGTATGTGAGAGTTACAATCTTGCTCCAGTTCCTGACtgagaaattatatattttttttaattggggGGGGGTGTTTAATGTCTTTCTTACATGttagtaaaactttaaaatatttgtacttttaatgTAAGTGCATTGCAAAAATTTAAACCTGAAATATCACTAAGCAAGTTTTTATATCTTTCGAtttcattttatgtataatttcacCACGctatacataattttaataacatgtattttgtattaaaacaaatgattcaTCATCACACTGAGGAAGAtcatgttataataaatatttctttgattCTGATGATAAGAAACTTATTCTTCGAGAAGGTGTGACCATTCAGAAATGTATCTTCTTATGGCTTTCCAAAGTGACTTGGCAAAGTGGCATCATACACTACTAGGCCTGCTTCTTTTCCCTGGCGATAGTCACCACACTTGTATAGTGGACTAGAATTTCTATAGTGATGGAGTAAAGCCTCTGTTCTTTTGACGTACCTAATCATAGCTTTACCAAGTTGGCTTGTTGTACTGAACCCTGCCACTCGATCTACCAGCTCTGGACGAGCTATGTACTTTGATCCCCAATAACCCTCAGATACTTGCCTTCTCTCAACTTTAGTCAGGGTATGTAATTGAGGAAACTTACCATAGAAGGATGGATAATTTAAACAGAAGTGGGCGTGAAGAAAACGATATTCTCCATACTGAAAAGCTTCGTATCCAGCAGGATTCTGTAGTTGAGTTACTAATTCTTGTAAAGAACTAATTTCAGGTACCTGGGGGACAATAAACTGATCAACATCAACAACAACCACTAACCCATATCTATAAGAGTGACGTAATATACAGTCTTGAATACTAGCCACCCAGGTGCCATGTCGCCGTGGCAAATGAAAGCTTGTCTTGAGCCcttctaaaatatttagtaagaGAGGGTACCAAGGAAGAATGTCGATAGCAACTCCATTGTGGGATAGCTGATACAAGAGTTCTCGAACTTTGTAAGTTATACCGAGATCATAGAAAGTAAATCTTTTGGCTCCAACGCTGAGATAGTAAGCTAAGAACTCTGCTACCTGAAAAGTTGAATTATGAAGTTCAGTTAAAGGCTTAATACAGACTGCTATCTCGTTTGGGGAATATTCTGTACGTTTTACGTCATCCATATTATGAACACGTATCCACAGTGCCTTAGAGAGTGAGTCGTTATTTCTTATAATTGTTACTTCACGAGGAACGTGTTGGTTATTCTTTGGGTTACAAACAAATTCAACAGAGACTTCATGCCATTGATacttttccatttttaaaaatattggtttaacTCCGTGAGTCCATGTGGTTGAAAATCTTGTAGATAGCATATCTGCATAACGTAATACGCATTTCAAGTCACTAATCATACGCTCTGTGTTATCCCGCCAATATTGAGTACTAAGACGACCAATAATTCGTATCACTGGTGTGGCCGATGACTCTCTAGGTCTCGAGTCCCAGTAGGCTGAATAAATGCTGACCGTGTTGGTCACTGCTTCCCAAGTATCCAGCCAACCATCGTGTTGTTGTTGGATGAAGGTCAGTGGTCCTGGTGGGTTTATGTAATTTTTCCAGATACGAACGTTAATGTACCAGGGAGACAGTCTGGTCTTACTGCTTTTATTGAGAGTGAAAATATTACGTATTTTTTGACCAATAAGCTCAGAATGAATGACGCCAGAGCTCAGCTGACTAGCGAATTCTACAAGGAGCATTAcagataa
Coding sequences within:
- the LOC143224903 gene encoding uncharacterized protein LOC143224903 isoform X1, coding for MSEIRKQFNYESDVTPSPINQSKVILFPVSTKAATKSRQRKRQRSLSVHMKSLFFLIICVAIVYFLINTLSVMLLVEFASQLSSGVIHSELIGQKIRNIFTLNKSSKTRLSPWYINVRIWKNYINPPGPLTFIQQQHDGWLDTWEAVTNTVSIYSAYWDSRPRESSATPVIRIIGRLSTQYWRDNTERMISDLKCVLRYADMLSTRFSTTWTHGVKPIFLKMEKYQWHEVSVEFVCNPKNNQHVPREVTIIRNNDSLSKALWIRVHNMDDVKRTEYSPNEIAVCIKPLTELHNSTFQVAEFLAYYLSVGAKRFTFYDLGITYKVRELLYQLSHNGVAIDILPWYPLLLNILEGLKTSFHLPRRHGTWVASIQDCILRHSYRYGLVVVVDVDQFIVPQVPEISSLQELVTQLQNPAGYEAFQYGEYRFLHAHFCLNYPSFYGKFPQLHTLTKVERRQVSEGYWGSKYIARPELVDRVAGFSTTSQLGKAMIRYVKRTEALLHHYRNSSPLYKCGDYRQGKEAGLVVYDATLPSHFGKP
- the LOC143224903 gene encoding uncharacterized protein LOC143224903 isoform X2 encodes the protein MKSLFFLIICVAIVYFLINTLSVMLLVEFASQLSSGVIHSELIGQKIRNIFTLNKSSKTRLSPWYINVRIWKNYINPPGPLTFIQQQHDGWLDTWEAVTNTVSIYSAYWDSRPRESSATPVIRIIGRLSTQYWRDNTERMISDLKCVLRYADMLSTRFSTTWTHGVKPIFLKMEKYQWHEVSVEFVCNPKNNQHVPREVTIIRNNDSLSKALWIRVHNMDDVKRTEYSPNEIAVCIKPLTELHNSTFQVAEFLAYYLSVGAKRFTFYDLGITYKVRELLYQLSHNGVAIDILPWYPLLLNILEGLKTSFHLPRRHGTWVASIQDCILRHSYRYGLVVVVDVDQFIVPQVPEISSLQELVTQLQNPAGYEAFQYGEYRFLHAHFCLNYPSFYGKFPQLHTLTKVERRQVSEGYWGSKYIARPELVDRVAGFSTTSQLGKAMIRYVKRTEALLHHYRNSSPLYKCGDYRQGKEAGLVVYDATLPSHFGKP